The Curtobacterium sp. MCSS17_015 genomic sequence CCTGGTGGATGCGGTCCCACGTCGGCGACTCCTGGCCGGTGATGTGGAACGCCTCGCCGATCGCCTCGGCCCGGTCGAGCACCCCGACGAACGCGACCGCGAAGTCCCGCACGTGCGTCAACGTCCACAGCGAGGTCCCGTCGCCCGGCACGATGACCGGCTTGCCCCGACGCATGCGGTCGACGACCGTCCACCCGCCGTCGAACGGCAGCAACGTCTCGTCGTAGGTGTGCGACGGCCGGATGATCGTCATCGGGAAGTCGTCCTGCCGGTAGGCCGCGACGAGCAGGTCCTCGCACGCGATCTTGTCCCGCGAGTACTGCCAGTACGGGTTCTTCAGCGGCGTCGACTCCGTCACCGGCAGGTGCGTCGGCGGGGTCTGGTACGCCGAGGCCGAGCTGATGAACACGTACTGCCGGGTCTTCCCGGCGAACAGGTCGATGTCGGCCTGCACCTGGTCGGGCGTGAACGCCACGAAGTCCGCGACCACGTCGAAGGTGCGATCGCCGAGCGCCGCCGCGACGGCGTCGCGGTCCGACACGTCGGCCTGGAGGCGCGTCACCGCGTCCGGCAGCGCCCGCTTCTCCGTCGTACCCCGGTTGAGCACGCTGACGTCGAAGCCCTGGTCCACCGCCTCGCGGACGCAGGCGGCGCTGATGACGCCGCTCCCGCCGATGAACAGCACACTCGGTCCGGACATGGATGCTCCCTTGCTCCCGGCGGTGCATCCGCACACCGCGTCCCTTGCGATCCTGCACCGTCGACGCCGCGTACCGTCACGGGCGGTGCCGCACCGACGCGGCCACGACAGGAGTGACAGCACATGGAGTACCGCTACCTCGGCAACTC encodes the following:
- a CDS encoding SDR family oxidoreductase, yielding MSGPSVLFIGGSGVISAACVREAVDQGFDVSVLNRGTTEKRALPDAVTRLQADVSDRDAVAAALGDRTFDVVADFVAFTPDQVQADIDLFAGKTRQYVFISSASAYQTPPTHLPVTESTPLKNPYWQYSRDKIACEDLLVAAYRQDDFPMTIIRPSHTYDETLLPFDGGWTVVDRMRRGKPVIVPGDGTSLWTLTHVRDFAVAFVGVLDRAEAIGEAFHITGQESPTWDRIHQEVAAAAGAPEPTIVHVPSDAIMAADAEWGAGVVGDKANSMVFDNSKVRTLVPGWAARTTFREGARELVAWYDAHPEAQVVYEEKDALMDRLAEAYAPGRV